Proteins co-encoded in one Candidatus Nomurabacteria bacterium genomic window:
- a CDS encoding helix-turn-helix transcriptional regulator: protein MTTAIEKLAKNIKIIRELKNMSQGDICRDLGCDRSFISNIEAGKSNPTLMTIERIAAALGVTCDELLK, encoded by the coding sequence ATGACGACTGCAATAGAAAAGCTGGCTAAAAATATTAAGATTATTAGGGAATTAAAAAACATGTCACAAGGTGACATCTGTAGAGATCTGGGCTGTGACCGTTCTTTCATAAGTAACATTGAGGCTGGTAAATCAAACCCAACGCTTATGACCATAGAACGTATCGCCGCCGCTCTCGGTGTTACTTGTGATGAGCTTTTGAAATAA
- the vsr gene encoding DNA mismatch endonuclease Vsr, which yields MKKRTNNNLNRNFSKERNSDTLTVRERSKRMSLIRSKSTKFERDFIEELKKKTRKTFTANDTSVFGKPDVVFNKYKVCIFLDSNFWHGWQYPRWKHLLKDDFWREKIERNRKRDKKVTRRLRAEGWIVFRFWEHKLNKSQTNCIEKVLDSLK from the coding sequence ATGAAGAAGCGAACTAACAACAACCTAAATCGTAATTTTTCAAAAGAAAGAAATTCGGATACATTAACGGTTCGTGAGAGGTCAAAGCGCATGTCGCTTATACGTTCAAAATCAACAAAATTTGAGAGGGATTTTATTGAAGAGCTTAAAAAGAAAACACGTAAAACTTTTACCGCAAACGATACGAGCGTTTTTGGTAAGCCAGACGTGGTGTTTAACAAATACAAGGTCTGTATATTTCTCGATAGTAATTTTTGGCATGGGTGGCAATATCCGAGATGGAAGCATTTACTTAAAGATGATTTTTGGAGAGAGAAAATTGAAAGAAATAGAAAACGTGACAAAAAAGTAACACGTAGGCTTCGTGCCGAGGGGTGGATTGTGTTTCGTTTTTGGGAGCATAAACTTAATAAGAGTCAGACTAATTGCATAGAAAAAGTTTTGGATAGTTTAAAATAA
- a CDS encoding DNA cytosine methyltransferase, with protein MSKRGEKKKYSVTSLFAGCGGLDLGFLGDFESLGKKYSKRNFYIDWANDVDPSACLTFKNYFNHDIVCGSIVHILDGTHNSIFDMPIPKSTDVVLGGFPCQEFSHAGKRRGFNSEKGVLYRSMAEVIKRTKPMVFIAENVKGLLTIDGGTAIDIIKEDFASLGYHVNHKLLFAADYGVPQTRERVIIVGTKKGVLPRFEDSDYPKPTHANKHVSVGEALSDLESVEEGGFSNHYWSKAKKNKGQGNNVIHKDKPGPTMRTEHHGNIEFHWNGKRRLSAREAARIQSFPDDMEFLPSTSQAYKQIGNAVPPILGWHVAKSVESFLNRNLK; from the coding sequence ATGTCTAAAAGAGGAGAAAAAAAGAAATATAGTGTCACGTCACTTTTTGCGGGATGTGGGGGGCTCGATTTGGGCTTTTTGGGTGATTTTGAATCTCTTGGAAAAAAGTACTCGAAAAGGAATTTTTATATAGATTGGGCTAATGACGTTGATCCATCAGCTTGCTTAACGTTCAAAAATTACTTCAACCACGACATAGTATGCGGTAGCATAGTCCATATTTTAGATGGTACACATAACTCTATTTTTGACATGCCCATTCCAAAGTCAACGGATGTAGTCTTGGGTGGCTTCCCCTGCCAAGAATTTAGTCACGCAGGCAAAAGGCGTGGCTTCAATAGCGAAAAGGGGGTTTTGTATAGGAGTATGGCAGAAGTCATAAAGAGAACAAAACCGATGGTGTTTATAGCAGAAAATGTTAAAGGTCTGCTCACTATTGATGGTGGTACTGCTATCGATATTATCAAGGAAGACTTTGCTTCGCTTGGTTATCATGTAAATCACAAACTGCTGTTTGCGGCTGATTATGGCGTGCCTCAAACACGAGAACGAGTGATAATTGTTGGAACAAAAAAAGGTGTTTTGCCGAGATTTGAAGATAGTGATTACCCAAAGCCAACACATGCCAATAAGCATGTTTCTGTGGGAGAAGCGCTGTCTGATTTAGAAAGCGTCGAGGAAGGTGGCTTTTCCAATCATTATTGGTCGAAGGCAAAAAAGAATAAGGGGCAAGGAAATAATGTTATTCACAAAGACAAACCGGGGCCAACAATGAGAACAGAACATCATGGAAACATAGAATTTCACTGGAACGGAAAACGTAGATTATCAGCGCGTGAAGCTGCTCGTATACAATCATTTCCTGATGATATGGAATTTCTACCATCTACCTCTCAAGCATATAAACAAATAGGCAATGCCGTACCCCCTATTTTAGGGTGGCACGTGGCAAAATCCGTAGAATCATTCCTAAACAGAAACTTGAAATAA
- the radC gene encoding DNA repair protein RadC has product MKVTELKKTELPREKMEKYGAKRLKNFELIAIVLGSGIKGCNVLELARKIEKLIIQKSANNVTLEDLRKIRGLGKTKAIQVLAIISLVDRLGSGQNSNILSIKDVWNLCSDFRSSKKEHIVAFYLDTQQKLIERRIISVGTLDTSLAHPREVFEPALQLSAAGVVLAHNHPSGSVEPSDDDIAITKRMADAGDLLGITLIDHIIVSDKEFRAID; this is encoded by the coding sequence ATGAAAGTCACTGAACTAAAGAAAACAGAACTTCCTAGAGAAAAGATGGAAAAGTATGGAGCAAAACGCCTCAAGAATTTTGAGTTGATTGCGATTGTTTTGGGTTCTGGAATCAAGGGTTGTAACGTACTAGAATTAGCAAGAAAAATTGAAAAACTCATTATTCAAAAATCAGCAAACAACGTAACTCTTGAAGATTTGCGGAAGATTCGTGGGTTGGGAAAAACAAAAGCTATACAAGTTCTTGCCATAATTTCTCTCGTCGACCGCTTAGGAAGCGGACAAAATTCAAACATATTATCCATTAAAGACGTTTGGAATTTATGTTCTGATTTTCGATCGTCAAAAAAAGAACACATCGTTGCTTTTTATCTTGATACTCAACAAAAACTAATCGAGAGGCGAATAATTTCCGTTGGAACGCTCGATACCTCTCTTGCGCACCCGCGAGAAGTTTTTGAGCCTGCCTTGCAACTCTCTGCCGCTGGTGTGGTCTTAGCACACAACCACCCGTCAGGAAGCGTTGAGCCATCGGATGATGACATTGCCATTACGAAACGCATGGCGGATGCAGGCGATTTACTGGGCATTACACTTATCGATCACATTATCGTCTCTGATAAAGAATTTCGAGCAATAGACTAA